A single Streptomyces sp. Edi2 DNA region contains:
- a CDS encoding nucleotidyltransferase domain-containing protein: protein MISQLTSDTQRLPVSVAFSGPDNTGKTKQIGILARRMSASATSAGPLDHYDRRWAAIKADGMSRWWFETGPVQEVCDVLATSYLERSRRPFSAPVRLLDRGIPMLEASVAATVAVRENLAASQAADRARCLLAPYEAGLRTAEAGECALLLLHCEDADEGTRRSLSHEASVTDIYAAYQRVLQEQINRLTAEGRFAMTMRIGDRPTVTVQDEVRRLLAPLHPAIPGRAMAGVHVTALGGMSESGKSTAGEYLRTHHGYARLKIGYLIQDAATRAGIADPYRLDPVVQAELIVDALDRYCEAHHFLDSVSVESLHDFDSTAELARMLGSQLTIAYLDVSAAVRAQRGTAGARDVADRDVVKSARGADKIASIAQEVIGNDGPRLELERRLDRMALAHKWPEHRPSTMPVNALGLPVHLESYLSELLDRLTGPSPLIDLLAVTGSGARGKYQHDWSDLDVFVVAGVDSLEGMRRVLADLEAELGGVKLGLTVLTRAECRAGAVTSRLVHVLALIGSGGLAPLWCAAGLALPAPDTDTDIDVSLRDGIQAAIEIRRQLLKGSPDLRDLYKVTALLAKIQLRFRGIECPSDNDALRVLVEAGHQDTGMVAAARTERAAADELAMVVLRSWLATLPGDMT from the coding sequence ATGATCAGCCAGCTCACCAGCGATACGCAGCGCCTCCCCGTGTCGGTCGCGTTCAGCGGTCCCGACAACACTGGGAAGACCAAGCAGATCGGAATCCTCGCCCGCCGCATGAGCGCCAGCGCCACCTCGGCGGGGCCCCTCGACCACTACGACCGGCGCTGGGCCGCCATCAAGGCCGACGGCATGAGCCGCTGGTGGTTCGAGACCGGACCGGTACAGGAGGTCTGCGACGTCCTCGCCACCTCCTACCTGGAGCGCTCCCGCCGTCCGTTCTCGGCGCCGGTGCGGCTCCTCGACCGGGGCATCCCGATGCTGGAGGCATCCGTCGCGGCCACTGTCGCCGTCCGGGAGAACCTGGCCGCTTCGCAGGCCGCTGATCGTGCCCGCTGCCTACTGGCCCCATACGAGGCCGGTCTCCGGACCGCGGAAGCCGGCGAATGCGCCCTCCTGCTCCTGCACTGCGAGGACGCCGACGAAGGCACCCGCCGGAGCCTGTCCCACGAGGCCAGCGTCACCGACATCTACGCGGCCTATCAGCGTGTCCTCCAGGAGCAGATCAACCGGCTCACTGCGGAGGGCCGGTTCGCCATGACGATGCGCATCGGCGACCGGCCGACCGTCACTGTCCAGGACGAGGTCCGTCGGCTCCTGGCACCTCTGCACCCTGCCATCCCCGGCCGGGCGATGGCAGGCGTGCACGTCACCGCGCTCGGTGGCATGTCGGAGAGCGGCAAGAGCACGGCCGGCGAGTACTTACGCACGCACCACGGGTACGCCCGTCTCAAGATTGGCTACCTGATCCAGGACGCGGCCACCCGGGCGGGCATCGCTGACCCGTACCGGCTGGACCCGGTCGTGCAGGCCGAGCTAATCGTGGATGCCCTGGACCGATACTGCGAGGCACACCACTTCCTAGACTCCGTCAGCGTCGAGTCCCTGCACGACTTCGACTCGACGGCTGAGCTCGCCAGGATGCTCGGATCCCAGCTCACCATTGCCTACCTGGACGTCTCCGCAGCCGTCCGCGCACAGCGTGGCACCGCAGGCGCACGGGACGTTGCCGACCGTGACGTGGTCAAGAGCGCTCGGGGCGCAGACAAGATCGCCTCCATCGCCCAGGAGGTCATCGGCAACGACGGACCGCGCCTGGAGCTGGAGCGAAGGCTGGACCGCATGGCGCTGGCCCACAAGTGGCCCGAGCATCGGCCGAGCACCATGCCGGTCAACGCGCTGGGTCTGCCGGTACACCTGGAGTCCTATCTTTCCGAACTTCTCGACCGCCTGACTGGGCCGAGCCCGTTGATCGACCTGCTGGCCGTCACCGGCAGCGGCGCCCGTGGCAAGTACCAGCACGACTGGAGCGACCTCGACGTGTTCGTTGTCGCCGGCGTCGACTCCCTGGAAGGGATGCGGCGTGTGCTGGCCGACCTGGAAGCCGAACTCGGAGGCGTCAAGCTCGGGCTGACCGTGCTCACCCGCGCGGAGTGCCGGGCAGGAGCCGTCACCTCCAGGCTCGTGCACGTCCTGGCGCTCATCGGGAGCGGTGGCCTCGCCCCCCTGTGGTGCGCTGCCGGACTTGCCCTGCCTGCTCCGGACACGGATACCGACATCGACGTGAGCCTGCGCGACGGAATCCAGGCCGCCATAGAGATCCGTCGTCAGCTCCTGAAGGGTTCGCCCGACCTCCGCGACCTGTACAAGGTCACCGCGCTCCTGGCGAAGATCCAACTGCGTTTCCGCGGGATCGAGTGCCCCTCTGACAACGACGCCCTGCGGGTACTCGTCGAAGCCGGGCACCAGGACACGGGCATGGTCGCAGCGGCCCGCACCGAACGGGCTGCCGCC
- a CDS encoding tetratricopeptide repeat protein, producing the protein MPKNPAVADLIKQACQERGWGPSELARALGLAESGDPRRLQRQHARRWIEGERTPDHWWPYIAQVLELDPEAINLPEAMPVALRTDTVASVLHLGRSDVDRRNFIVASSGYALSALDLPDMDSITRRTKSASPGSLRVGRGEVAAVRHMVKTLGDSASELGGGHARHLAVRYLTQDVAPWLEGRFTETTGRELFAATSQLVHLAGWMAQDEGDTPELRGLAQSYYAHSFRLAAEAGDPELSATALRGLAVQCVDLGYRAEAVQLGEACVDYGRHLDNSRAVAYYEATLANAAAQDDDRRTATRHLAMAETAIGKPVTASGDSWAAHYSPGRWAHESGMILSRLGDLDAAEEHLHLALDIHGLDRRRTRAIVLADLGGVRLRQGDADGALVTWRDFLDCADGIRSVKVQAALQDMRVRLRRYRGVPEAQELRERAARFAV; encoded by the coding sequence GTGCCGAAGAACCCGGCCGTCGCGGATCTGATCAAGCAGGCGTGCCAGGAACGCGGCTGGGGGCCCTCAGAGTTGGCACGCGCTCTGGGGCTGGCTGAGAGCGGCGATCCGCGTCGTCTGCAGCGGCAGCACGCCCGGCGCTGGATCGAGGGCGAACGCACCCCGGACCACTGGTGGCCCTACATCGCCCAAGTGCTGGAACTGGATCCGGAGGCGATCAACCTTCCGGAGGCCATGCCGGTGGCACTCCGCACCGATACCGTGGCCTCAGTCCTACACCTGGGAAGGAGCGACGTGGACCGCCGGAACTTCATCGTCGCATCCAGCGGATACGCCCTGTCCGCCCTCGACCTGCCCGACATGGACAGCATCACCCGCAGGACCAAAAGCGCCTCTCCCGGGAGCCTGCGCGTCGGCCGGGGCGAAGTGGCAGCGGTGCGCCACATGGTGAAGACGCTCGGCGACTCGGCCTCCGAACTCGGCGGCGGCCACGCCCGCCACCTCGCCGTCCGCTACCTCACCCAGGACGTCGCTCCCTGGCTGGAGGGCCGATTCACCGAGACCACCGGCCGCGAGCTATTCGCCGCCACCTCCCAGCTGGTGCACCTCGCGGGCTGGATGGCCCAGGACGAAGGCGACACCCCCGAACTGCGCGGGCTCGCCCAGAGCTACTACGCACACTCCTTCCGCCTGGCCGCAGAGGCCGGCGATCCGGAGCTGTCCGCCACCGCCCTGCGGGGGCTCGCCGTGCAGTGCGTCGACCTGGGCTACCGAGCCGAGGCCGTCCAGCTCGGCGAAGCCTGCGTGGACTATGGCCGCCACCTCGACAACTCGCGCGCCGTCGCCTACTACGAGGCCACCCTCGCAAACGCCGCAGCCCAGGACGACGACCGCCGCACGGCCACCAGGCACCTCGCCATGGCCGAGACCGCTATCGGGAAGCCGGTTACCGCGAGCGGCGACTCCTGGGCAGCCCACTACTCCCCCGGCCGATGGGCCCACGAATCCGGCATGATCCTCTCCCGCCTCGGCGACCTCGACGCCGCCGAGGAGCACCTCCACCTCGCCCTCGACATCCACGGCCTCGACCGCCGCCGCACCCGCGCCATCGTCCTGGCCGACCTGGGCGGCGTACGGCTCCGCCAGGGCGATGCCGACGGCGCCCTGGTGACCTGGCGGGACTTCCTCGACTGCGCGGACGGCATCCGCTCCGTGAAGGTCCAAGCCGCCCTCCAGGACATGCGCGTCCGCCTGCGCCGGTACAGGGGAGTCCCGGAGGCCCAGGAGCTGCGCGAGCGGGCGGCCCGGTTCGCTGTTTGA
- a CDS encoding GNAT family protein: protein MEPAISTNSDPILWIGTDTCALGPYRADLVETYWRWEQDPTLLVGYGRQAPESLEARTEGMAHQLRGENIRFSIYDRTSGEPVPGGVATLLPDHAVRTAEYIIMLAPEARGRGLGTQATRLTLDCAFHITNLRMVWLKVLAPNTAGIRA, encoded by the coding sequence TTGGAGCCCGCCATCAGCACCAACTCTGACCCGATCCTGTGGATCGGCACCGACACCTGCGCACTCGGCCCCTACCGCGCCGACCTCGTCGAGACGTACTGGCGCTGGGAACAGGACCCCACCCTCCTCGTCGGCTACGGCCGCCAGGCACCCGAGTCCCTCGAAGCACGCACCGAAGGCATGGCCCACCAACTCCGCGGCGAGAACATCCGATTCTCTATCTACGACCGCACCTCCGGCGAGCCCGTACCCGGCGGAGTCGCCACCCTCCTGCCCGACCACGCCGTCCGCACCGCCGAATACATCATCATGCTCGCCCCCGAAGCCCGCGGACGAGGACTCGGCACACAGGCCACCCGCCTGACCCTCGACTGCGCCTTCCACATCACCAACCTGCGCATGGTCTGGCTCAAGGTCCTCGCCCCGAACACAGCCGGCATCCGGGCTTAG
- a CDS encoding DUF4142 domain-containing protein has translation MGNAGAVTELDKTFLTKVPQAGLWEMPAGRLAQTHASSEAVKRAGMHVLDGHSKLDQLVREDSEALNVSIPDQATAEQQGWVGQLKKAHGRAFDQLFVELLRASHGKVFITIGEVRATTKNTLVRRLATQANNTVQDHMDVLEDTGLVTDATLDDVASTIPK, from the coding sequence GTGGGAAACGCAGGCGCCGTTACCGAGTTGGACAAGACGTTCCTCACCAAGGTCCCACAAGCCGGCCTATGGGAGATGCCGGCGGGCCGGCTCGCCCAGACGCATGCGTCGAGCGAAGCCGTCAAGCGCGCGGGCATGCACGTGCTCGACGGGCACAGCAAGCTCGATCAGCTGGTCCGCGAGGACTCCGAAGCGTTGAACGTGTCGATTCCCGACCAGGCCACCGCAGAACAGCAAGGCTGGGTAGGCCAGTTGAAGAAGGCCCATGGCCGCGCCTTCGACCAGCTCTTCGTGGAACTCCTCCGGGCGTCCCACGGGAAGGTGTTCATCACCATCGGCGAAGTCCGCGCAACCACCAAGAACACCTTGGTGCGGCGACTGGCGACGCAGGCCAACAACACCGTCCAGGACCACATGGATGTCCTGGAGGACACCGGTCTCGTCACGGACGCCACCCTCGACGACGTCGCGTCGACCATTCCCAAGTGA
- a CDS encoding ArsB/NhaD family transporter: MNNWHSWAAIVVFVGAYALIISEKIHRVAVALGGAGLMLVIGATDDASAFYSAESGIDWNVIFLLMGMMMIVGVLKKTGLFEYLAIWSVKRARAKPFRVMAMLVVITAMASALLDNVTTVLLIAPVTLLVCERLALPAAPFLIAEVLASNIGGIATLVGDPPNIIIASRAGLTFNDFLVHLAPLSAVLIAVLVALCRVMFRKTFVYNEDRAAEIMALEEREAIKDSRLLIQGLIVLALVVAGFVLHPVLHYAPSIVALLGAGLLVAISSAETGDVLAEVEWPTLAFFAGLFVMIGGLIDTGVINEISKGLAHLIGSNELAGSMTLLSASAVLSGVVDNIPYVATMAPITSDLVHNMGGGSDHVMWWALALGADLGGNATAIGASANVVVLGIAERNRQPISFWQFTKYGLIVTAATVALSLLYVWLRYFAFV, encoded by the coding sequence GTGAACAACTGGCACAGCTGGGCGGCTATCGTCGTGTTCGTCGGCGCCTACGCCCTGATCATCAGCGAGAAGATCCACCGCGTCGCCGTGGCCCTCGGCGGCGCAGGGCTGATGCTGGTGATCGGGGCGACCGACGATGCGTCGGCGTTCTACTCCGCGGAGTCCGGCATCGACTGGAACGTCATCTTCCTGCTCATGGGCATGATGATGATCGTCGGTGTGCTGAAGAAGACCGGCCTGTTCGAGTACCTGGCGATCTGGTCGGTCAAACGGGCCCGCGCCAAACCGTTCCGGGTCATGGCCATGCTCGTCGTCATCACCGCCATGGCTTCGGCGCTCCTCGACAACGTCACGACGGTCCTGCTGATCGCGCCCGTCACCCTGCTCGTCTGCGAACGCCTCGCCCTGCCCGCCGCGCCGTTCCTCATCGCCGAAGTCCTGGCCTCCAACATCGGCGGCATAGCGACCCTGGTCGGCGACCCGCCCAACATCATCATCGCCAGCCGGGCCGGCCTCACCTTCAACGACTTCCTCGTCCATCTCGCCCCCCTCTCGGCGGTACTGATCGCCGTCCTCGTTGCCCTGTGCCGGGTCATGTTCCGCAAGACCTTCGTCTACAACGAGGACCGGGCAGCTGAGATCATGGCGCTGGAGGAGCGCGAGGCCATCAAGGACTCACGCTTGCTGATCCAGGGCCTGATCGTGCTCGCCCTGGTGGTGGCCGGCTTCGTCCTGCACCCGGTCCTGCACTACGCGCCCAGCATCGTCGCCCTGCTCGGCGCCGGCCTGCTCGTCGCCATCTCCTCCGCCGAGACCGGCGACGTACTTGCCGAGGTGGAGTGGCCCACCCTGGCCTTCTTCGCCGGGCTCTTCGTCATGATCGGTGGCCTGATCGACACCGGCGTCATCAACGAGATCTCCAAGGGCCTGGCCCACCTCATCGGATCCAACGAACTCGCCGGCTCCATGACGTTGCTGAGCGCCTCCGCCGTCCTCTCCGGCGTCGTCGACAACATCCCGTACGTCGCGACCATGGCCCCCATCACCAGCGACCTGGTTCACAACATGGGCGGCGGAAGCGACCACGTCATGTGGTGGGCCCTCGCCCTCGGCGCCGACCTCGGCGGCAACGCCACCGCCATCGGAGCCTCCGCCAACGTGGTCGTCCTCGGCATCGCCGAACGCAACCGCCAGCCCATCTCCTTCTGGCAGTTCACCAAGTACGGCCTGATCGTCACGGCGGCGACGGTGGCACTGTCGCTCCTGTACGTGTGGCTGCGCTACTTCGCCTTCGTCTGA